Proteins encoded within one genomic window of Brassica rapa cultivar Chiifu-401-42 chromosome A09, CAAS_Brap_v3.01, whole genome shotgun sequence:
- the LOC103841178 gene encoding NDR1/HIN1-like protein 12 gives MSKDCGNHGGGKEAAVRRILAAVIAFIIIVLITIFLVWAILRPTKPRFVLQDATVFAFNLSQPHLLTTNFQITFASRNPNSKIGIYYDRLHVYATYRNQQITLRTAIPPTYQGHKEDNIWSPFVYGTAVPIAPYNSVALGEEQGRGFVGLMIRADGRVRWKVGTLITGKYHIHVRCPAYINLGNKAAGVIVGDNAVKYTLVTKCTVNV, from the coding sequence ATGTCAAAAGATTGCGGTAACCACGGTGGAGGCAAAGAAGCAGCCGTCCGGCGAATCTTAGCCGCCGTAATAGCCTTCATCATAATAGTCCTAATCACCATCTTCCTAGTGTGGGCCATACTTAGACCCACCAAGCCAAGATTCGTCCTCCAAGACGCCACAGTCTTCGCTTTCAACCTCTCGCAACCACACCTCCTCACCACAAACTTCCAGATCACATTCGCATCTCGTAACCCAAACTCCAAGATCGGTATCTACTACGACCGTCTCCACGTCTACGCTACGTACCGGAACCAGCAGATAACTCTCCGTACGGCGATCCCTCCAACGTACCAAGGCCACAAAGAAGACAACATCTGGTCTCCGTTCGTGTATGGAACGGCTGTTCCCATCGCTCCGTACAACTCCGTCGCGTTGGGGGAGGAGCAAGGACGTGGATTCGTAGGGTTGATGATACGCGCTGATGGGCGCGTGAGGTGGAAAGTAGGGACGTTGATCACCGGAAAATATCATATCCATGTTCGGTGTCCGGCTTACATCAATCTTGGAAACAAAGCTGCTGGTGTTATTGTCGGTGACAATGCCGTTAAGTATACGTTGGTTACTAAATGCACTGTGAACGTTTAG
- the LOC103841181 gene encoding uncharacterized protein LOC103841181 — MGLSQTATALVAVFALCLTAVTAQLAYVLWWKRRFRRRSISGGSELDVFSSRGGDPTATPPPSKELLYFFLFCVENKQFRIGSATAPPLPTAAPPADDMASKWSTTGEDLLSGPSETLFTIAEDSTSESDHRTADMEPRGSVSVDDHVRDDELEEGSVVTDQHDDEVDSSEYNHDETTPFSTPCASPPFYTPSPSPVRDDLTTELGEES, encoded by the coding sequence ATGGGTCTAAGCCAAACCGCAACCGCACTCGTAGCTGTATTCGCGTTGTGTCTAACGGCAGTCACGGCCCAGCTCGCCTACGTTTTATGGTGGAAACGGCGGTTTCGCCGTCGGAGTATCTCCGGAGGATCAGAGCTCGACGTGTTTTCCTCCCGCGGTGGAGACCCGACGGCGACACCACCGCCGTCGAAGGAGCTTCTATACTTCTTCCTCTTTTGTGTAGAAAACAAACAGTTCCGGATAGGATCCGCCACCGCTCCACCTCTTCCCACCGCTGCACCGCCGGCTGATGACATGGCGTCAAAGTGGTCAACCACGGGAGAAGATTTACTTTCCGGTCCTTCGGAGACTCTGTTTACCATAGCTGAAGACTCTACCAGCGAGAGTGATCATAGGACGGCAGATATGGAGCCACGTGGAAGCGTATCAGTCGACGATCATGTGAGAGACGACGAACTGGAAGAGGGTTCTGTCGTGACGGATCAACACGACGACGAGGTTGACTCTAGTGAATATAATCACGACGAAACTACGCCGTTTTCTACTCCGTGTGCTTCGCCGCCGTTTTACACGCCGTCGCCTTCTCCGGTTCGTGATGATCTCACGACTGAGCTAGGCGAGGAGAGTTGA